In Thermodesulforhabdus norvegica, a single window of DNA contains:
- the folP gene encoding dihydropteroate synthase, whose amino-acid sequence MLRERPRYTLNLPKNRRMELGPRTLVMGILNVTPDSFSDGGLFLDPDKAVRHAREMIEAGADILDIGGESTRPFSDPVPLEEELRRTIPVIRAIREFTDIPISIDTTKAEVARQALDAGADIINDVSALRFDPEMAEVAAERNVPVILMHMLGTPKTMQENPTYRSVVSEIIAFLDSRIEYAISKGIKFENIIVDPGIGFGKTVNHNLQIIRNLDAFHSLERPILLGASRKRFIGAILGTPPEDRETGLAAVNTYAITSGVHILRVHDVRFHLQVVRMTESIMMGYADSDK is encoded by the coding sequence ATGTTACGTGAAAGGCCCCGTTATACTCTGAACCTGCCGAAAAATCGCCGTATGGAACTGGGTCCCCGCACGCTTGTAATGGGAATCCTCAATGTAACACCCGATTCCTTTTCCGATGGAGGTCTCTTTCTCGATCCCGACAAGGCCGTCAGGCACGCAAGAGAGATGATTGAAGCCGGCGCAGATATTCTTGACATCGGCGGAGAATCCACCAGGCCCTTTTCCGACCCGGTGCCTCTGGAAGAAGAACTGCGCCGCACGATTCCGGTAATCAGAGCAATCAGAGAATTTACAGACATTCCCATTTCCATAGACACGACCAAGGCTGAAGTTGCCCGTCAGGCTCTGGATGCAGGGGCCGATATAATAAACGACGTGAGCGCTCTAAGATTCGATCCGGAAATGGCGGAGGTTGCAGCCGAGCGTAATGTTCCCGTGATACTTATGCACATGCTGGGCACGCCGAAAACCATGCAGGAAAATCCTACCTACAGGTCTGTGGTTTCGGAAATCATAGCCTTCCTCGATTCCCGAATTGAGTACGCCATATCTAAAGGAATAAAGTTCGAAAATATTATAGTCGATCCGGGCATAGGCTTCGGAAAAACAGTAAATCACAACCTTCAGATAATCCGCAACCTCGATGCTTTCCACAGCCTTGAAAGACCTATTCTTCTCGGGGCTTCAAGAAAACGATTTATTGGGGCAATTCTCGGCACACCACCTGAGGATCGGGAAACGGGTCTCGCAGCGGTTAACACTTACGCAATCACCTCCGGAGTACACATCCTGAGGGTTCACGACGTGAGGTTTCACCTTCAGGTCGTTCGGATGACAGAAAGTATTATGATGGGTTACGCAGACAGCGACAAATAA
- a CDS encoding alanine-zipper protein, whose protein sequence is MLRRWLVLCMVVAFGLSFIGGCASTKEVKELQAQTQQALQEAQNAQQQCVSSAQAAEAAAQRAEQAADRAEAMANKCESIFMKHMKK, encoded by the coding sequence ATGTTAAGAAGATGGTTGGTGTTGTGCATGGTGGTTGCGTTTGGTCTGTCCTTTATCGGCGGTTGTGCAAGCACAAAAGAGGTTAAAGAGTTGCAGGCTCAGACCCAGCAGGCTTTGCAGGAAGCTCAGAATGCACAGCAACAATGTGTGAGCAGCGCTCAAGCTGCCGAAGCTGCTGCTCAGAGAGCCGAACAGGCTGCTGATCGGGCAGAGGCAATGGCAAACAAGTGTGAGAGCATTTTTATGAAGCATATGAAGAAGTAA
- a CDS encoding L,D-transpeptidase family protein translates to MRSFVVLSVFFFLFLISCSGVAGELKKYRYDDRTFTVVGNIVYHVTKKGETLLDIARAYGLGFNELQLIYPSMDPWIPPIGKKLMVPTMWILPPLRNDGIVLNIPELRLYFFSSRDGTVQTYPVGIGDEGWETPVGTYRIGEKRVKPTWYIPPSLREKYGRSMIPPGPDNPLGDYMMKLAGTSYGIHGTNMPWGVGRLVSHGCIRTYPEHIEVLFPQVKTGTRVDIIYEPIKWGTRNGRIFVEVHPDVYKRIPDFLSYAYEKLKQCPFGRDNVNEARYYLAVKLKNGLPFDVTGSPLKSLDALKGAY, encoded by the coding sequence ATGAGGTCTTTTGTTGTCCTCTCTGTTTTCTTTTTTTTATTTCTTATCTCCTGTAGTGGGGTGGCCGGGGAGCTGAAAAAGTACCGATACGATGACAGGACTTTTACCGTGGTGGGGAACATCGTCTATCATGTAACTAAAAAAGGTGAAACGTTGCTGGATATTGCCAGGGCCTATGGGCTTGGTTTCAACGAGCTTCAACTGATTTATCCTTCTATGGATCCATGGATTCCGCCGATCGGGAAGAAGCTGATGGTTCCCACTATGTGGATATTACCGCCCCTGAGAAACGACGGAATAGTCTTAAACATTCCCGAACTCCGCTTGTATTTTTTTTCTTCAAGGGATGGGACCGTTCAGACTTATCCCGTGGGGATTGGAGATGAAGGCTGGGAAACGCCTGTGGGCACTTACCGGATTGGGGAAAAAAGGGTTAAGCCGACCTGGTATATACCGCCATCGCTCAGGGAAAAGTACGGCAGGTCCATGATCCCTCCCGGTCCGGATAACCCCCTTGGCGACTACATGATGAAACTGGCCGGTACGTCTTATGGTATTCACGGAACCAACATGCCCTGGGGGGTTGGGCGGCTGGTAAGCCACGGTTGTATTCGAACCTATCCCGAACATATTGAAGTGCTATTTCCGCAGGTTAAGACAGGGACCAGAGTGGATATAATATACGAACCTATAAAGTGGGGAACTCGAAATGGGAGAATCTTCGTCGAAGTGCACCCCGATGTTTATAAGCGAATACCGGATTTTCTGTCTTACGCTTATGAAAAGCTGAAACAATGCCCCTTCGGTCGGGATAATGTAAATGAAGCCCGCTACTATCTGGCAGTAAAACTGAAAAACGGATTACCCTTTGATGTAACCGGATCCCCGCTGAAATCCCTTGACGCCTTAAAAGGGGCATATTAG
- a CDS encoding inorganic phosphate transporter, which translates to MLEYLYLSGGLLMGWSLGANDSANIFGTGVASGLIKYRTAIVITAFFVLLGALIEGGKCLETLSGLSTLSPVQSFFCILAAALTMTLLTLYAIPASSSQAIVGAIMGFALYRGESDFSALLKIIICWVATPFGACFFSVILHALLRRALVEKMRSVPALNALYFWGVMLTGCYGAYALGANNVANVTGPYVIAHLLSPVQATVVGGVSIALGVLTFSKRTMMTVGKGIIPLDPFAALISVLSEALTLHIFTQIGVPVSSSQAIVGAVIGIGIVRDHRTLNVRILRKIGYGWISTPVVSGFLAWLFALGLGVAWYEVIGNVLELLLDVLENMADLVEGIPMLW; encoded by the coding sequence ATGCTGGAGTACCTGTACTTGAGCGGCGGCCTGTTGATGGGTTGGAGCCTTGGTGCTAACGACTCGGCCAATATATTTGGGACAGGAGTTGCCAGCGGCCTCATAAAGTATCGCACTGCCATCGTGATAACCGCCTTTTTCGTACTGTTGGGTGCTCTTATAGAAGGCGGCAAATGTTTGGAAACCTTATCGGGACTGAGTACCCTTTCGCCTGTACAGTCCTTTTTTTGTATCTTGGCGGCAGCTCTAACCATGACACTTCTGACTTTATATGCCATTCCCGCGTCGAGTTCGCAGGCCATTGTTGGTGCCATAATGGGCTTTGCATTATACAGGGGAGAGTCGGATTTTTCCGCTTTACTCAAGATAATAATTTGCTGGGTGGCAACCCCTTTTGGAGCCTGTTTTTTCTCTGTCATTCTCCATGCTTTGTTAAGGCGTGCCCTTGTAGAAAAGATGCGATCTGTGCCGGCTCTCAATGCTCTGTATTTCTGGGGTGTTATGCTCACGGGATGTTACGGAGCCTATGCGCTTGGTGCCAATAACGTTGCAAACGTCACAGGGCCTTATGTTATCGCCCATTTGCTTTCGCCTGTGCAGGCAACAGTAGTGGGAGGAGTAAGTATTGCCCTTGGTGTCCTCACTTTCAGCAAGAGAACCATGATGACCGTCGGCAAAGGTATAATCCCTCTGGATCCTTTTGCAGCCCTTATTTCGGTCTTGTCCGAGGCTTTGACCCTTCACATATTTACTCAAATAGGAGTGCCCGTATCGTCTTCGCAGGCGATTGTCGGCGCCGTCATCGGGATCGGGATTGTAAGAGATCATCGTACGTTAAACGTGAGAATACTGAGAAAAATAGGCTACGGCTGGATAAGCACGCCGGTAGTTTCCGGGTTTCTCGCCTGGCTTTTTGCCCTAGGGCTCGGCGTAGCTTGGTATGAAGTTATAGGGAATGTTCTGGAATTGTTGCTGGATGTTCTGGAAAATATGGCTGATCTTGTTGAAGGGATCCCGATGCTATGGTAA
- a CDS encoding TIGR00153 family protein: MFKRIFTREQREEVVLENIQEHLGLLIKTCKMVDELIRVGNRTLVEAVEDLERQADEIRRTVFAKLFEGAFIPYLRPHIYRFTEIVDEAVDKLEDVARYMELIKIPPELFDNIVSISEMNTRMAELLDLTFQAFRKGEDLREKVLAIRVYEKRIDDLDHLIKSESKYVKVDNFWDGRWLSEFLESLSTVSDYLEDAADVLSLIRLSLA, encoded by the coding sequence ATGTTTAAAAGAATTTTTACCAGGGAACAGCGTGAAGAGGTCGTGCTCGAAAATATCCAGGAGCATCTCGGACTTCTGATAAAGACCTGCAAGATGGTTGATGAGCTTATCCGTGTTGGTAACAGAACGCTTGTAGAGGCGGTAGAAGATCTGGAGCGCCAGGCCGACGAGATAAGAAGAACCGTATTTGCTAAGCTTTTTGAAGGAGCCTTCATTCCCTATTTAAGGCCCCATATTTATCGATTCACTGAGATAGTGGATGAAGCAGTTGATAAACTTGAAGATGTCGCCCGATATATGGAACTCATAAAAATCCCCCCGGAGCTTTTCGATAACATTGTGAGTATTTCCGAGATGAATACCCGTATGGCCGAGCTTCTGGATCTGACCTTTCAGGCCTTCAGAAAAGGGGAAGACCTTAGAGAAAAGGTCCTGGCAATTCGCGTTTACGAAAAAAGGATAGACGATCTCGATCATCTCATTAAATCGGAATCAAAGTATGTGAAGGTGGATAACTTCTGGGATGGTCGGTGGCTTTCGGAATTTCTCGAATCTCTATCAACCGTGAGCGATTATCTTGAAGATGCGGCGGATGTCCTTTCCCTGATCCGCCTGAGCCTTGCATAG
- a CDS encoding CBS domain-containing protein, with the protein MKVSDFMTRKIEWIDANASIYDAMEKLVERRIRSLIVLWQGEDKPKGVITARDIVFKVLSEGRDPRKVTVAEVACFPVICVSKDEDIHKVVNIMKELNIARVFVCDGERIIGVVALMDVMHAALVERALGG; encoded by the coding sequence ATGAAGGTCTCCGACTTTATGACCAGAAAAATTGAATGGATTGACGCAAACGCCAGCATTTACGACGCCATGGAAAAACTGGTGGAACGTCGAATAAGATCTCTTATCGTACTTTGGCAGGGGGAAGACAAACCCAAAGGGGTTATCACGGCACGGGATATTGTTTTTAAAGTCCTGAGTGAGGGACGGGACCCCAGAAAGGTTACCGTGGCCGAGGTCGCCTGTTTCCCGGTGATATGTGTGTCCAAGGACGAAGACATTCACAAAGTCGTAAACATCATGAAAGAACTTAACATCGCTCGGGTTTTCGTCTGTGACGGTGAAAGGATAATCGGGGTTGTTGCGCTCATGGATGTTATGCATGCTGCCCTTGTCGAAAGGGCTCTCGGCGGGTGA
- the cbiE gene encoding precorrin-6y C5,15-methyltransferase (decarboxylating) subunit CbiE: protein MGSSDIRPESWNPPLIVVAGVGIGFESFGILYSDWLARAEVVVTAESLAGSPHLTHKEVIFIKSPVEAIVRRVIELSSRKRVIVLASGDPLFFGIGATFAKHVGSENLLILPNISVVQYFFSKICKPWDDVRFFSLHGRDNREFFFWLRNGKSVVLFTDEKRNPAFIARLVVEYGFSRVTFVVGELLGTEKERIMWGSADQVAEEHWEDPNIVALFPDDAFQKCPGFRDDELYLHQRGLITKREVRTFVLGALCLKPGQILWDLGAGSGSVCIEACSMTPLRMAFAVEKDPTRYQDLVKNTKKWGCGEIFCVQGNAVELVRDLPRPDRVFIGGTGGWVEALLQAIEARCSGLVPVVLTCVTFGTLHSLERYARERGHSFEAFQVNVSRAVPVAESYRFESLNPVWIVRLGFPHPGFNPFKM from the coding sequence ATGGGTTCCTCGGACATAAGGCCGGAATCATGGAATCCTCCTTTGATAGTGGTAGCGGGTGTTGGAATTGGGTTTGAAAGTTTTGGAATTCTTTATTCGGATTGGTTGGCCAGAGCTGAAGTGGTTGTGACCGCAGAAAGCCTTGCGGGTTCTCCCCATCTGACACATAAAGAAGTAATTTTTATTAAATCTCCCGTCGAAGCAATCGTCCGCAGGGTTATTGAACTTTCCTCCAGAAAACGGGTTATCGTTCTCGCATCGGGAGATCCGCTTTTTTTCGGAATAGGAGCAACGTTTGCAAAGCATGTTGGTAGCGAAAATCTGCTGATTCTTCCCAATATTTCCGTGGTTCAATATTTTTTTTCGAAGATTTGCAAGCCCTGGGATGACGTTCGTTTTTTCAGCCTTCATGGAAGAGATAATCGGGAATTTTTTTTCTGGCTCCGGAATGGCAAATCGGTTGTGCTTTTTACCGATGAAAAGCGCAACCCTGCTTTTATTGCCCGTCTGGTTGTAGAGTACGGTTTTTCGAGGGTTACTTTTGTGGTGGGGGAGCTTCTGGGGACGGAAAAGGAGCGAATTATGTGGGGGAGTGCGGATCAGGTTGCGGAGGAACATTGGGAGGATCCGAACATCGTTGCCCTGTTTCCCGATGATGCATTTCAGAAGTGTCCCGGCTTTCGGGATGACGAACTGTACCTTCATCAGAGAGGTTTAATTACAAAACGTGAGGTCAGAACATTCGTTCTCGGGGCCCTCTGTCTTAAGCCCGGGCAGATTTTGTGGGATCTCGGAGCAGGAAGCGGTTCGGTATGCATTGAAGCCTGCTCGATGACGCCTCTCCGCATGGCCTTTGCCGTTGAAAAGGATCCGACGCGCTATCAGGATCTTGTGAAGAACACGAAAAAGTGGGGTTGTGGCGAGATTTTCTGTGTTCAGGGTAATGCTGTTGAACTGGTTCGGGATCTTCCCAGGCCCGATCGGGTGTTCATAGGTGGAACGGGCGGTTGGGTGGAGGCTTTGCTTCAGGCAATAGAGGCAAGGTGTTCCGGGCTGGTTCCCGTTGTTTTGACGTGTGTGACCTTCGGTACGCTACACTCCCTTGAAAGGTACGCGAGAGAACGAGGTCACAGCTTTGAAGCCTTTCAAGTAAATGTATCCCGCGCAGTTCCTGTTGCTGAATCTTACCGTTTCGAAAGTCTTAATCCCGTCTGGATAGTCCGATTAGGCTTTCCTCACCCTGGTTTTAATCCCTTCAAAATGTGA
- the cbiD gene encoding cobalt-precorrin-5B (C(1))-methyltransferase CbiD yields the protein MLRKGFSSGTAVTAAAVGALRVLVQGGGVGSFPVAVFLPCGIYFPVSVTPAHLDLSLGLAVAEVKKDGGDDPDVTHGAIFSVELKLFPRRTNSAGVYLKAGSGVGVVTRDGLPVRIGEPAVNPVPRQMLRDNIESFFLGLDAARLGMLADLSGKNGEVFENGVFIPFSRLSFLPFSLSVTVSVPGGEVLARRTLNPRLGIEGGLSILGTTGLVIPYSHEAYRETIEASLKFARTNGLDVTVLSTGGKSEKFARKHLPELPDAAFVQIADFYQFSLKKAEELGFSGVIHSVFFGKLMKMAMGFGYTHAHFSSLDFDEFLRKFGRRLAEPLACQIASANTARQVLDILKENGRKDIIEWIAHRALEHSRAFAPKIKSLGLILFDYDGSVLLRRVE from the coding sequence TTGTTGAGAAAGGGGTTCAGTTCTGGAACGGCCGTGACGGCCGCCGCCGTTGGTGCATTGAGGGTGCTGGTACAGGGCGGCGGGGTAGGAAGCTTTCCGGTTGCGGTTTTTCTGCCCTGTGGCATCTATTTTCCCGTCAGCGTTACCCCTGCTCACCTGGACCTATCCCTGGGTCTGGCCGTTGCAGAGGTTAAAAAGGATGGAGGCGATGATCCTGATGTAACTCATGGAGCTATCTTCAGTGTTGAGCTGAAGTTGTTTCCGCGCAGGACAAATAGTGCGGGTGTGTATCTTAAAGCCGGTTCAGGGGTGGGGGTTGTAACCCGTGATGGGCTTCCGGTCAGAATTGGTGAGCCGGCTGTTAATCCCGTACCGCGTCAGATGTTGAGGGACAATATAGAAAGTTTCTTTCTGGGGCTGGATGCTGCACGGCTCGGGATGCTGGCAGACCTTTCGGGCAAAAACGGTGAAGTTTTCGAAAATGGTGTTTTTATTCCTTTTTCGCGTCTGAGCTTTCTCCCCTTTAGCCTGTCCGTAACGGTATCCGTTCCCGGTGGCGAAGTTCTTGCGAGAAGGACTCTAAATCCGAGACTGGGTATTGAGGGCGGATTATCAATATTGGGCACAACCGGTCTGGTTATCCCTTACTCTCACGAAGCCTATCGGGAAACGATAGAGGCATCTCTCAAGTTTGCCCGAACGAACGGCCTGGACGTAACAGTGCTCAGTACGGGTGGTAAAAGCGAAAAATTCGCCCGGAAACATTTGCCCGAACTACCGGATGCGGCCTTTGTTCAAATAGCCGATTTTTATCAGTTTTCCCTGAAAAAAGCTGAAGAATTGGGGTTTTCCGGGGTGATACATTCTGTTTTCTTCGGAAAGCTTATGAAAATGGCCATGGGATTTGGCTATACCCATGCGCATTTTTCCAGCCTTGATTTTGATGAATTTCTGAGAAAATTTGGACGTCGGCTCGCCGAGCCCCTTGCCTGTCAGATAGCTTCTGCGAACACAGCCCGACAGGTACTTGATATTTTAAAGGAAAATGGAAGAAAAGACATTATAGAATGGATAGCCCATCGGGCTCTGGAGCATTCACGAGCCTTTGCTCCAAAAATAAAGTCCCTGGGGCTGATTCTTTTTGATTACGACGGAAGTGTTTTGTTGCGAAGGGTCGAATAA
- a CDS encoding glutamine--tRNA ligase/YqeY domain fusion protein: protein MTKNRRFTPPPNFIKDIIDEDLKTGKFGNRVHTRFPPEPNGYLHIGHAKSICLNFGLAEEYGGKCNLRFDDTNPETESEEYVKAIQEDVRWLGFDWEDRMYFASDYFERLYEYAVELIKKGKAYVDSLSPEEIREYRGTLTEPGKESPYRNRSVEENLELFERMKRGEFPEGSHVLRAKIDMAHPNLNMRDPVMYRIKYTPHYRRGTDWCIYPTYDFTHCLSDSIEGITHSICTLEFEDHRPLYDWFLDELGVYHPRQIEFARLNLTYTVLSKRYLSILVKEGYVSGWDDPRMPTIRGLRRRGYTPEAIRDFCERIGVAKRNSLVDIALLEHCVREDLNKRAPRAMVVINPLKLTIINYPEDKEEYLEAVNNPEDPAMGTRMVPFSRELYIEKDDFMENPPKKYYRLAPGAEVRLRYGYYVRCVDVKKDPATGEVVEVLCTYDPETRGGWSPDGRKVKGTIHWVSVRHAVPVEVRLYEHLFTKADMVNLEEDDDFRKYINPDSLKVLYPCYAEPGLRGAPPESRYQFERVGYFCVDPDSREERMVFNRIVTLKDTWSKIKEKLENEGS, encoded by the coding sequence ATGACGAAAAATCGCAGGTTTACTCCTCCGCCTAACTTTATAAAGGATATAATCGATGAAGATCTCAAAACTGGAAAATTCGGCAACAGGGTTCATACCAGGTTTCCTCCTGAGCCAAACGGTTATCTCCACATAGGGCATGCCAAGTCGATATGTCTTAATTTCGGGCTTGCCGAAGAATACGGTGGGAAATGCAACCTGAGATTCGACGACACAAATCCCGAAACGGAAAGCGAAGAATACGTTAAGGCCATCCAGGAAGACGTTCGCTGGCTTGGCTTCGACTGGGAAGATCGAATGTATTTCGCCTCTGACTATTTTGAAAGACTCTATGAGTACGCCGTTGAACTTATAAAAAAAGGCAAGGCTTATGTGGATAGCCTTAGCCCGGAAGAAATAAGAGAATACAGGGGGACTTTGACCGAACCCGGTAAGGAAAGCCCCTACCGAAACAGAAGTGTTGAAGAAAATCTTGAGCTTTTTGAAAGAATGAAGCGAGGCGAGTTTCCCGAAGGAAGTCATGTTCTGAGGGCCAAGATAGATATGGCTCATCCCAATCTCAACATGCGAGATCCTGTGATGTATCGCATTAAGTACACTCCTCATTATCGCAGAGGTACGGACTGGTGCATCTATCCCACTTACGATTTTACTCACTGTCTTTCCGACTCCATCGAAGGGATAACTCACTCCATCTGCACGCTCGAGTTTGAAGATCATCGACCTCTTTACGATTGGTTCCTGGATGAACTGGGGGTTTATCATCCGAGGCAGATAGAATTCGCCAGGCTGAATCTGACCTACACGGTTCTCAGCAAAAGATACCTCTCAATTCTCGTAAAAGAGGGCTATGTTTCTGGCTGGGATGATCCGAGAATGCCCACGATAAGAGGGCTGCGGCGCCGGGGTTATACTCCTGAGGCTATAAGAGATTTTTGTGAGCGCATTGGTGTGGCCAAGCGTAACAGCCTTGTAGATATAGCCTTGCTCGAGCATTGTGTAAGAGAAGACCTGAATAAACGCGCTCCCAGGGCAATGGTTGTTATAAATCCTCTTAAGCTAACGATAATCAATTATCCAGAGGATAAGGAAGAATATCTCGAAGCCGTAAACAATCCGGAAGACCCGGCCATGGGAACCAGGATGGTTCCCTTTTCCAGGGAGCTCTACATAGAAAAAGACGATTTTATGGAAAATCCTCCCAAAAAGTATTATCGGCTCGCCCCCGGGGCTGAGGTAAGGTTGCGTTACGGCTACTATGTCCGGTGTGTGGATGTGAAGAAGGATCCTGCTACAGGCGAAGTCGTTGAAGTGCTTTGTACTTACGATCCGGAAACACGGGGAGGGTGGAGCCCCGATGGGAGGAAGGTAAAGGGTACCATTCATTGGGTAAGCGTTCGTCACGCAGTTCCCGTTGAGGTGCGTTTGTATGAGCATCTTTTTACAAAAGCCGACATGGTTAATTTGGAGGAGGATGACGATTTTCGAAAGTACATCAATCCTGATTCGTTGAAAGTACTTTATCCCTGCTATGCAGAACCGGGACTGAGGGGGGCTCCTCCGGAAAGCCGTTACCAGTTCGAACGGGTGGGGTATTTCTGTGTGGATCCCGACTCAAGGGAAGAAAGGATGGTCTTTAATCGCATAGTGACGCTCAAGGATACCTGGTCTAAGATAAAGGAGAAGTTAGAAAACGAGGGGAGTTAA
- a CDS encoding methyl-accepting chemotaxis protein, translating to MRFGTKLIAGFVGVSLITVLVGASGWLMGNRFVGNINQMEQVIIPSLRLIGEIREDVETLRVATRTLMNPLLSLEERKTQYGHLEREKKEALNALNEYKKLVEEHLTGQEELLEKFSSAFSDYIKTTERFVSISKEMELTGIVNPQALYRNIEYFRGLHYRTMLNVANLLAWKEEFEGGDDASKCEFGRWLEGFSTSNPDLAAIIEKITQSHEAFHNAVRRIKETVAERDLPRANMIYRLDLKPAADETFGYFEQIINIISKSNGLYSDMVKLGMNDLRDKQKIVQSLLAEMTDKVNAIVEAQRSEIEKSTSSSRVIIGLAVVVGVALALLLGSYIAVSTTRLVRRISKGIQDGSELVASASAQVSSSSQRIAEMTSEQASALEETSSALEQMASMAERNAQDVATADGHMKEASSIAREAEDSIKSLIEALSEMNVASEEMSKIIKTIDEIAFQTNLLALNAAVEAARAGEAGAGFAVVAEEVRSLAMRSGEAAKNTSDLIEAAVNRVRQGMAIGSKTREVFEKFVEKIAEVSKLLENIALASQEQKEGIEQVNRAVAEMDRAVQNNAATAEESASVAEELNAQAEQLRAYVKELLEFVGTGNGGAPRRMEKGDEKLAEIVSEVEERRELRGRKNGGLMLPGNGGQDA from the coding sequence ATGAGGTTCGGGACGAAGTTAATTGCCGGTTTTGTCGGTGTTTCCTTAATAACGGTTTTGGTAGGGGCTTCGGGATGGCTTATGGGAAACAGGTTCGTCGGCAATATTAACCAAATGGAGCAGGTAATAATTCCGTCTCTGAGGTTGATCGGTGAAATAAGGGAAGATGTGGAAACCCTCCGGGTTGCAACGAGAACTCTTATGAATCCTCTTTTGAGCTTGGAAGAAAGAAAAACTCAGTACGGGCACCTGGAAAGAGAAAAGAAAGAAGCCCTTAATGCGCTGAACGAATACAAAAAACTGGTGGAAGAGCATTTGACCGGACAGGAAGAACTGCTCGAAAAATTTAGCTCTGCCTTTTCTGATTACATTAAAACAACGGAGCGTTTCGTTTCGATTTCAAAAGAAATGGAATTAACGGGAATTGTGAATCCTCAGGCGCTTTACCGCAATATAGAGTATTTTCGAGGGCTCCATTACAGAACCATGCTTAACGTGGCAAATCTTCTTGCATGGAAAGAGGAATTTGAGGGTGGAGATGATGCATCAAAGTGTGAGTTTGGAAGGTGGCTCGAAGGGTTTTCGACTTCAAATCCGGATCTGGCGGCAATTATCGAAAAAATCACGCAATCTCATGAAGCTTTTCATAATGCGGTAAGGAGAATAAAGGAGACCGTTGCGGAGAGAGATCTTCCTCGGGCCAATATGATATACCGTCTGGATTTGAAGCCTGCCGCAGATGAAACATTCGGCTATTTCGAGCAGATAATAAACATTATATCAAAAAGTAACGGGCTGTACTCTGACATGGTAAAACTGGGCATGAATGATCTGAGGGATAAGCAGAAAATTGTTCAGAGTCTTCTGGCAGAGATGACCGATAAGGTGAACGCAATTGTAGAGGCACAGAGGAGCGAGATAGAGAAAAGTACTTCTTCCTCAAGGGTGATTATCGGACTTGCGGTTGTGGTCGGAGTAGCCCTTGCCCTGCTGTTGGGTTCCTACATAGCCGTTTCGACGACAAGACTCGTCAGAAGAATAAGCAAAGGGATTCAGGACGGTTCGGAGCTCGTTGCTTCGGCTTCGGCTCAGGTGTCTTCTTCCAGCCAGCGAATCGCAGAGATGACTTCGGAACAGGCATCGGCTCTGGAAGAGACTTCCTCTGCTCTTGAACAGATGGCCTCAATGGCTGAGCGAAATGCTCAAGATGTTGCAACAGCCGACGGGCACATGAAAGAAGCCTCGTCAATTGCCAGGGAAGCAGAGGACTCGATAAAGAGCCTGATTGAGGCCCTCTCGGAGATGAATGTGGCGAGTGAGGAAATGTCCAAGATTATAAAAACAATAGACGAAATAGCCTTTCAAACCAATCTCCTAGCCCTGAACGCTGCAGTGGAGGCGGCAAGAGCGGGAGAGGCCGGTGCCGGGTTTGCCGTTGTAGCTGAAGAGGTAAGGTCGCTTGCAATGAGATCGGGTGAGGCTGCGAAGAATACCTCTGATCTTATCGAGGCCGCCGTAAATCGTGTCCGTCAGGGTATGGCTATTGGCAGTAAAACCAGGGAAGTCTTTGAAAAATTTGTGGAAAAGATAGCGGAAGTTTCAAAGCTTCTTGAAAACATAGCTCTGGCATCGCAGGAACAAAAGGAAGGAATTGAACAGGTCAACAGGGCTGTTGCGGAAATGGACAGAGCGGTTCAGAACAATGCCGCCACGGCAGAAGAATCCGCCTCGGTTGCAGAAGAACTAAATGCTCAGGCTGAACAACTGAGAGCCTACGTGAAAGAGCTTCTTGAATTTGTGGGAACTGGGAATGGCGGAGCACCGAGGAGAATGGAAAAGGGAGATGAGAAGCTCGCCGAAATCGTAAGCGAAGTTGAGGAACGGAGAGAGCTTCGGGGGCGTAAGAACGGCGGGCTGATGCTACCGGGTAACGGCGGGCAGGATGCATGA